Proteins from a single region of Flavobacterium sp. YJ01:
- a CDS encoding electron transfer flavoprotein subunit beta/FixA family protein — MKILVCISHVPDTTSKINFTNGDSEFDTAGVQYVINPNDEFGLTRAIWFQEQQGANVTVVNVGGPDTEPTLRKALAIGANEAIRVNANPTDGFFVAKQLAEVIKNGGYDLVIAGKESLDYNGGMVPGMIAGILGSNFLNSCTSLTVDGTNVKAVREIDGGKETVSTTLPLIIGAQKGLVEEKDLRIPNMRGIMTARTKALTILEPVDAPANTKAVKFEKPAPKSAVKLVSPDNLDELINLLHNEAKVI, encoded by the coding sequence ATGAAAATACTAGTTTGCATCAGCCATGTGCCTGATACTACTTCAAAAATTAACTTTACAAACGGCGATTCAGAATTTGATACAGCCGGCGTACAATATGTAATTAATCCTAACGACGAATTCGGTCTTACGCGTGCAATCTGGTTCCAAGAACAACAAGGTGCAAATGTAACGGTTGTAAACGTTGGTGGTCCAGATACAGAACCAACATTGCGTAAAGCTTTGGCAATTGGTGCTAATGAAGCTATTCGTGTAAACGCAAATCCAACTGACGGATTTTTTGTTGCAAAACAATTAGCAGAAGTAATTAAAAACGGTGGTTACGATCTTGTAATTGCAGGAAAAGAATCTTTAGATTATAATGGCGGAATGGTTCCTGGAATGATTGCAGGAATTTTAGGATCAAACTTTTTAAACTCTTGCACATCTCTAACTGTTGACGGAACTAACGTAAAAGCAGTTCGTGAAATTGATGGAGGAAAAGAAACTGTAAGCACTACTCTACCATTAATTATTGGAGCTCAAAAAGGTCTTGTTGAAGAAAAAGATTTACGTATTCCGAATATGAGAGGAATTATGACTGCAAGAACTAAAGCTTTAACTATTCTTGAGCCAGTTGACGCTCCTGCAAATACAAAAGCAGTGAAATTTGAAAAACCAGCTCCAAAATCAGCAGTAAAATTAGTTTCTCCTGATAATTTAGATGAGTTAATCAATTTATTACACAACGAGGCTAAAGTGATTTAA
- a CDS encoding electron transfer flavoprotein subunit alpha/FixB family protein → MSILIYAESAEGKFKKVAFELASYAKKVAESLGTTVTALTVNISDVSELGKYGVDKVLKVNNDKLAGFTAKAYADVIKQAAQKEGTKLVLLSSTTDSIYLSSLVAVSLEAGFASNVVGLPVSTSPFQVKRNAFSNKAFNITQIDTDVKVLGLAKNSYGIFESAGSATEEDFNPTIGDNDFGVKVESVEKVSGKVSIADADIVVSGGRGLKGPENWGLIEDLAAVLGAATACSKPVSDLGWRPHSEHVGQTGKPVATNLYIAVGISGAIQHIAGINSSKVKVVINNDPEAPFFKVADYGVVGDAFEIIPQLTEKLKAFKAQHS, encoded by the coding sequence ATGTCAATATTAATATATGCAGAATCTGCAGAAGGAAAATTTAAAAAAGTAGCTTTCGAATTAGCTTCTTACGCAAAAAAAGTAGCCGAAAGTTTAGGAACAACTGTTACAGCTTTAACTGTAAACATTAGTGACGTAAGCGAATTGGGCAAATACGGAGTTGATAAAGTTCTAAAAGTAAACAACGACAAATTAGCTGGTTTTACTGCCAAAGCTTACGCCGACGTAATTAAACAAGCTGCTCAAAAAGAAGGAACTAAATTAGTTTTACTTTCCTCAACAACAGACAGCATTTATCTTTCATCATTAGTAGCCGTTTCTTTAGAAGCTGGTTTCGCTTCAAATGTTGTAGGATTACCTGTTAGCACTTCTCCTTTCCAAGTAAAAAGAAATGCTTTCTCAAACAAAGCTTTTAATATTACACAAATTGATACCGATGTAAAAGTTCTTGGTCTAGCTAAAAACTCTTACGGAATTTTCGAAAGTGCAGGATCTGCAACTGAAGAAGATTTTAACCCAACAATCGGAGATAACGATTTTGGTGTAAAAGTAGAATCTGTAGAAAAAGTTTCTGGAAAAGTTTCTATCGCCGATGCTGATATTGTAGTTTCTGGCGGACGTGGATTAAAAGGTCCAGAAAATTGGGGGTTAATTGAAGATCTTGCTGCTGTTTTAGGCGCTGCAACTGCATGTTCTAAACCAGTTTCAGATTTAGGATGGAGACCTCATAGCGAGCACGTTGGACAAACAGGAAAACCAGTTGCAACTAACTTATATATTGCAGTTGGAATCTCTGGAGCTATCCAGCACATTGCGGGTATTAACTCATCTAAAGTAAAAGTTGTAATCAATAATGATCCTGAAGCTCCATTCTTTAAAGTTGCTGATTATGGCGTTGTTGGCGATGCTTTTGAAATTATACCGCAATTAACAGAGAAATTAAAAGCTTTTAAAGCTCAGCATTCTTAA
- a CDS encoding bifunctional nuclease family protein — MSLVKLSIKGISYSQTQNGAYALILNEVDGERKLPIVIGAFEAQSIAIALEKEIKPPRPLTHDLFKNFAERFDIVVKQVIIHKLVDGVFYSSLICERDKIEEIIDARTSDAIALALRFNAPIFTYKNILDKAGIYLKSNTAETDSGAQEIDDVLSNPETFGREEESNQSGDVYSKHSLQELNDLLDQAVSQEDYEKAAKIRDEISKR; from the coding sequence ATGAGTCTAGTAAAATTATCTATAAAAGGAATTTCATACAGTCAAACTCAAAATGGCGCTTATGCCTTAATTTTGAATGAAGTTGATGGTGAAAGAAAATTACCTATTGTAATTGGCGCTTTCGAAGCCCAGTCAATCGCTATTGCTTTAGAAAAAGAGATAAAACCACCTCGTCCATTAACACACGATTTATTCAAAAATTTTGCTGAAAGATTTGACATAGTAGTAAAACAAGTTATTATTCATAAACTTGTTGATGGTGTTTTTTATTCTAGTTTAATTTGCGAAAGAGATAAAATCGAAGAAATTATTGATGCGAGAACTTCTGATGCCATTGCGTTAGCATTGCGATTTAATGCTCCGATTTTCACCTATAAAAACATCTTGGATAAAGCCGGAATTTATTTAAAATCGAATACTGCCGAAACAGATTCTGGAGCTCAAGAAATTGACGATGTTCTTTCTAACCCTGAAACTTTCGGGCGTGAAGAAGAAAGCAACCAATCTGGTGACGTATATTCTAAACACAGTTTACAAGAATTAAATGACCTTCTTGACCAAGCAGTTTCTCAAGAAGATTACGAAAAAGCAGCAAAAATTAGAGACGAAATCTCGAAACGTTAG
- a CDS encoding thymidylate synthase yields the protein MKQYLDLVKHVLENGNQKGDRTGTGTKSVFGYQMRFDLSEGFPMVTTKKLHLKSIIYELLWFLKGDTNIKYLQENGVKIWDEWADSNGDLGPVYGHQWRNWNSEEIDQISELITELKTNPNSRRMLVSAWNPSVLPDTKKSFEENVANNKAALPPCHAFFQFYVAAPDLEKGETKGKLSCQLYQRSADIFLGVPFNIASYALLTMMIAQVCDLEAGDFIHTFGDAHIYNNHFEQLKLQLTREPKPLPKMILNPEIKNIFDFDFNDFTLVDYDPHPAIKGSVAV from the coding sequence ATGAAACAATACTTAGATTTAGTAAAACACGTTTTAGAAAACGGCAATCAAAAAGGAGATCGTACAGGGACTGGAACAAAAAGCGTTTTCGGATATCAAATGCGTTTTGATTTAAGTGAAGGTTTCCCAATGGTTACGACCAAAAAATTACATTTAAAATCGATTATTTACGAATTGCTTTGGTTTTTAAAAGGCGATACGAATATCAAATATCTTCAGGAAAACGGAGTTAAAATCTGGGATGAATGGGCAGATTCTAACGGTGATTTAGGTCCTGTTTATGGACATCAATGGAGAAATTGGAATAGTGAAGAAATAGATCAGATTTCTGAATTAATTACCGAATTAAAGACAAATCCTAACAGCCGAAGAATGTTGGTTTCTGCTTGGAATCCTTCGGTTTTACCAGATACTAAAAAGTCTTTTGAGGAAAATGTTGCAAACAATAAAGCAGCATTACCTCCATGTCATGCATTTTTTCAGTTTTATGTTGCCGCTCCAGATTTAGAAAAAGGCGAAACTAAAGGGAAACTTTCTTGTCAATTATACCAAAGAAGTGCTGATATCTTTTTAGGCGTTCCTTTTAATATTGCTTCTTATGCATTATTGACGATGATGATTGCTCAGGTTTGCGATTTAGAAGCAGGAGATTTTATCCACACTTTTGGTGATGCACATATTTACAATAATCATTTTGAACAATTGAAATTGCAATTAACACGCGAACCAAAACCATTACCAAAAATGATTTTAAATCCAGAGATTAAAAACATTTTCGATTTTGATTTCAATGATTTTACCTTAGTTGACTATGATCCACATCCTGCTATTAAAGGAAGTGTTGCTGTATAA
- a CDS encoding isoamylase early set domain-containing protein: protein MSLKKQFVKTKPVCKVTFSIDAKDADSAAVVGDFNNWNVEEGTLSKLKNGTFKATYDLVKDAIYEFKYVIDGIYVNDPEADFYKWNDYAGSENSVLVV from the coding sequence ATGTCTTTAAAGAAGCAATTCGTAAAAACGAAACCCGTATGTAAAGTTACATTTTCTATAGATGCCAAAGATGCTGATTCGGCAGCGGTCGTTGGAGATTTTAATAATTGGAATGTTGAGGAAGGAACTTTAAGTAAGCTGAAAAATGGTACTTTTAAAGCTACTTATGATTTGGTTAAAGATGCGATTTATGAATTTAAGTACGTAATTGACGGCATCTATGTAAATGATCCTGAAGCAGATTTTTACAAATGGAATGATTACGCTGGTAGCGAAAACAGTGTATTAGTTGTATAA
- a CDS encoding 2TM domain-containing protein, with amino-acid sequence MEKEVHEQYEYARRRLRQKKVLYLHFVLFLLGSLFLFIANRFFGFGEGTTQNWCIWGITIWLFIFILHFIKVYITDRFMNKKWEREQIDRLVALQQKRISQLESSIDQENQNKI; translated from the coding sequence ATGGAAAAAGAAGTGCACGAACAATACGAATACGCTAGACGACGATTAAGACAAAAAAAAGTTTTATATCTTCATTTTGTTCTTTTCCTACTTGGAAGTTTATTTTTATTTATTGCCAATAGATTTTTTGGTTTTGGAGAAGGAACAACCCAAAATTGGTGTATTTGGGGTATAACAATCTGGCTTTTTATTTTTATCCTGCATTTTATTAAAGTATATATCACTGATCGCTTTATGAATAAAAAATGGGAAAGAGAACAAATTGACAGATTAGTTGCTTTACAGCAAAAAAGAATTAGTCAGCTTGAATCTTCAATTGACCAAGAAAATCAGAATAAAATTTAG
- a CDS encoding dihydrofolate reductase yields the protein MIIMIAAAAENNALGKNNELVWHLPNDFKRFKSLTTGHYIIMGRKTFESFPKPLPNRTHVVITRQENYKPEGCIVVDSIEKAIAICPENEDNYIIGGGEIYNLALPFTDIIELTKVHHTFEADAFFPKLNKNEWILVESEENFKDEKHLFDYTYETYIRK from the coding sequence ATGATTATAATGATAGCGGCAGCTGCCGAAAATAATGCGCTTGGAAAAAATAATGAATTAGTATGGCACTTGCCAAATGATTTCAAAAGATTCAAATCTCTTACTACTGGTCATTATATTATTATGGGTAGAAAAACTTTTGAAAGTTTCCCAAAACCATTGCCTAATCGCACGCATGTTGTAATAACACGTCAGGAAAACTATAAACCAGAAGGCTGTATTGTTGTTGATAGTATTGAAAAAGCAATCGCAATATGTCCTGAAAATGAAGATAATTATATTATAGGCGGAGGTGAAATTTACAATTTAGCGCTTCCTTTTACAGATATAATTGAACTTACAAAAGTTCATCATACTTTTGAAGCAGATGCTTTCTTTCCTAAATTGAATAAAAACGAATGGATTTTGGTAGAATCTGAAGAAAACTTTAAAGATGAAAAACATCTTTTCGATTATACTTACGAAACATATATTAGAAAATAA
- the ubiE gene encoding bifunctional demethylmenaquinone methyltransferase/2-methoxy-6-polyprenyl-1,4-benzoquinol methylase UbiE — protein MSEKITPYKDSSLGKKEQVTQMFDTISGNYDNLNRVISFGIDVKWRKKVLKIVSDKKPKIVLDIATGTGDLAILLTQTKAEKIIGLDISAGMLEVGKKKVEEKNLSNIIELVLGDSENMPFEDNYFDAITVGFGVRNFEHLEKGFAEILRVLKPGGVFVILETSVPDKFPYKQGYNFYSKNILPLIGKLFSKDNDAYGYLSESAAAFPYGEALNNILRKTGFIDVVAMPQTFGVATIYSASKK, from the coding sequence ATGTCTGAAAAAATAACTCCGTATAAAGACTCTTCTTTAGGTAAAAAAGAGCAAGTAACCCAAATGTTCGACACCATTTCTGGGAACTACGATAATTTAAATCGTGTCATCTCGTTTGGAATTGATGTAAAGTGGCGTAAAAAAGTATTAAAAATAGTCTCAGACAAAAAACCAAAAATCGTTTTAGACATTGCAACTGGAACAGGTGATTTAGCTATTTTATTGACACAAACTAAAGCTGAAAAAATTATCGGTCTTGATATTTCTGCTGGAATGCTGGAAGTTGGAAAAAAGAAAGTTGAAGAAAAAAATCTCTCTAATATAATTGAATTAGTTTTAGGCGATTCTGAAAATATGCCTTTTGAAGACAATTATTTTGATGCTATCACTGTTGGTTTTGGAGTTAGAAACTTTGAACATCTTGAAAAAGGTTTTGCCGAAATTTTAAGAGTTCTAAAACCTGGAGGTGTTTTTGTAATCTTAGAAACTTCTGTGCCAGACAAATTTCCGTACAAACAAGGTTACAATTTTTACAGCAAAAATATATTGCCTTTAATTGGAAAATTATTTTCTAAGGATAATGACGCTTATGGTTATTTATCTGAATCTGCTGCTGCTTTTCCATATGGAGAAGCCTTAAACAATATTTTGAGAAAAACTGGGTTTATAGATGTTGTGGCAATGCCTCAAACTTTTGGTGTCGCAACAATTTATTCTGCATCTAAAAAATAG
- a CDS encoding porin family protein has product MKKAVILFLLVLTTKGYSQFAKNLFSKDPIINLENWQKQRVYFGYYLGFNSFDFKFDYKTPVPDDIQVKKTTGFNVGVVADLRLQEYINLRFEPGLYYTKRDLYFPGVGTSENDYLREVNSTYIHFPLLLKFSALRTGNVRPYLVGGMSTTLNLSSNSKSQDDNYQQKFRVKQWTAAYEVGFGIDIFTEYFIFSPSVRGMFGITDELIRDNTSPSAYTDNIDSMKSRAILINFTFH; this is encoded by the coding sequence ATGAAAAAAGCTGTAATCTTATTTTTATTAGTCTTAACTACAAAAGGATATTCGCAATTTGCTAAAAATCTATTTAGCAAAGACCCTATTATTAATCTTGAAAACTGGCAAAAGCAGCGTGTCTACTTTGGCTATTATTTAGGCTTTAACAGTTTTGACTTTAAATTTGATTACAAAACCCCAGTTCCCGATGATATTCAGGTAAAAAAAACTACGGGGTTTAATGTTGGTGTTGTAGCCGATTTGAGATTGCAGGAATATATTAATCTTCGTTTTGAACCTGGATTATATTATACAAAACGTGATTTATACTTTCCTGGTGTAGGAACATCAGAGAATGATTATTTAAGAGAGGTAAATAGTACATATATTCATTTTCCATTATTATTAAAATTCTCGGCTTTGCGCACAGGAAACGTTAGACCTTATTTAGTGGGCGGTATGTCTACAACTTTAAATTTATCTAGTAATTCCAAATCTCAGGACGATAATTACCAGCAGAAATTTAGAGTAAAACAATGGACAGCTGCTTATGAAGTTGGTTTTGGAATTGACATTTTTACCGAATATTTCATCTTTTCTCCTTCAGTAAGAGGAATGTTCGGCATAACAGACGAATTAATTCGAGACAACACCTCGCCTAGCGCTTACACAGACAATATCGATTCAATGAAATCTAGAGCGATTTTAATAAATTTCACTTTTCATTAA